The following is a genomic window from Streptomyces sp. NBC_01381.
ATCACCGCCGCCCTCGACGTGACCGACCCGGAACCGCTGCCCGCGGGCCATCCCCTGTGGCACGCTCCTGGAGTGCTCATCAGCCCGCACGTGGGCGGATCGACCTCCGCCTTCGAGCCCCGCGCCAAGCGCCTGCTCGCCGCGCAGCTGACCCGGTACGTGTCCGGGGAACCTCTCGACAACGTCGTACTGACAACCCAGTAAAGGGCGTTGACGAACCCTTCGAGCACGCTCCGCACCCATGTGCGTGCGCCCCGTGTTCACATAGCCGGTGACAGTCACTGAGCGTAGAGAGACTATGTCCCTGAGTGACGAGACTGGTGTATCGTCCCGACAGGGGATGCGCCGTGGACCGTTCGGCGCCGGGGACGAGACATCAGACTGTGAGGGGGGCGACGGGCGATGCACGGTCAATGGGCGAACGATCCGACGCGGCGAGGCCGCCGGCGGCGACTCTCACGCGCACCGGCTCGCATGCGGACGCGCTGCCGCCACACACACCACGACCCGCGGTCCCGCACCCACGGCAGGGGGACGGACACGGCGGAGGCGGCGCGGACCAGGGCGGCCCGGTGAGCACCCGCCCGTCCCCCGCCACCCTCCTGGAGGCCGCCGCAGGCGTGGCGACGGCGCCGCTGCCGCCCGGAGCGCCGCTGACCCGCCGCCCCGTACCCGGTCCCGGCTCGGGCCTGGTCTCGCAGATCGTGCTGCTCGTGGTCTGCGGCGGGTACGCGACGGGGGCCGCGATCGGCTGGGGTTCGAGCCGAGTCGCCCTGATCATGGGCGACTTCGGACTGAGCGTCGCCGCCGCGACCGCCGCGGTCTCCTGCTTCCGCTACTCCCGCACCCGGCGCAGCCGCTTTCGACCCGCGTGGCTGCTGTTCGCGCTCTCCTCCGCGATGGCGGCCCTGGGCAACGCCGTGTGGGGCTGGTACGAGGTCGTCCTCGAGGAGCCCGTGCCGAGTCCGGGCCTCGCGGATCTCTTCTTCCTCTGCTTCGCGCCGCCCGCCATCATCGGCCTGCTCGTGCTGGCCAAGCGCCCGGTGACCAAGGCCGGTTGGGGCTGCCTCGCGCTCGACTCCTGGCTCATCGGCGGCTCACTGCTCACGCTCTCCTGGAGCCTGGCGCTCGCGCACACCGCAGAGTTCGAGGGTCAGAGCGTCGCGCACGCCGCCCTCTCGCTCGCCTATCCGCTGCTCGACATCGCGCTGGTCAGCATGGTTCTCGCGCTGCACTTCAGGCGATCGTCCACCAACCGCACGGCGGTGAACACGGCGATCGGCGCCCTCGCGCTGACCGTCATGTGCGACGCGATGTTCACCTCGCCGCTGCTGCACGCCAGTTACCGCTCGGGGCAGATGCTCGACGCCGGCTGGTTCGCGGGATCACTGCTCCTGGCGTACGCACCCTGGGCGACGCCCCGGAACCGGCACGGGGACGACGGGCACCACGCGCGCGTGGAGTGCGACAGCGCCCCGAAGGCGCCGCGGGCCGCCGTCACGCGTCCCATCGCCGGATCGCTGGCCGCGCTCACGCCGTATCTGGCAGCCGCCGTCTGCACGTTGGGGATTCTCTACAACGTGCTCAGCGGCCGCAGCGTCGACGAGGTGGTGCTCTTCACCGCGGGCACGGTCGTCCTCGCCCTCGTCGTCCGCCAGGGCATCATGCTCCTCGACAACATCACCCTCACCCAGGAACTGGCCCAGAAGGAGAACCACTTCCGCTCCCTGGTGCAGGGTTCGAGCGACGTCATCATGATCGCCGCTCCGAACGGCATACTCCGCTACGTCAGCCCGGCCGCCGCGGGGGTCTACGGCCGGGAGGCCGATGAGCTCGTCGGCTCCGAACTCGCCTCGCTCATGCACCCCGAGGACCTGGGCCGTGTGGTCCACGAGGTCCGCAGATTCCTCGCCGCGAACCCCCTCGAAGAGCCCACGACCCGCATCGAGTGCCGCTTCAAGTCCGGCGACGGCGACTGGCTGAACGTGGAGTCCACGGTCAACCGCCACCAGGGCGGGCTCATCTTCAACAGCCGGGACGTCACCGAACGGGTGCGCCTCCAGGCGCAGTTGCAGCACAACGCCGAGCACGATCCGCTGACCGACCTGCCCAACCGTGCCCTGTTCACCCGGCGCGTGGGCCAGGCGCTGACCGGCCGCAGAGTGACCGACCGCGGTACGGCCGTGCTCTTCATCGACCTGGACGGCTTCAAGGCGGTCAACGACACCATCGGCCACCAGGCAGGCGACGAACTGCTCATCCAGGCGGCCCGCCGCCTTCATGAGGCCGTCAGGTCGGGCGACTGCGCGGCCCGGCTCGGCGGCGACGAATTCGCCGCGCTGATCGTCGGCGACGGCACGCGCGACCAGGCCGCACGCGAGCAGCACATCTACGAACTCGCCGACCGCCTCAGAATCACCCTCTCCCAGCCCTACGCCATCGACGGAAACGACGTGCGGGTGGCGGCGTCCATCGGCGTCGCCTTCGCCGAACCAGGCATCGGAGCGGGCGAGTTGCTGCGCAACGCCGACCTCGCGATGTACCGCGCCAAGGCCGCCGGCAAGGGCCGCGTCGAGCTGTACGCACCGCAGATGCAGGCCGATGTCGTACGCAAGGCGGAGCTCGCCACGCGGCTGCGCACAGCCCTGCATGACGGTGAGTTCGCGCTGCTCCACCAGCCCGTGGTGTCCCTGGACGACGGGCGCATCACCTGCGTCGCCGCCCAGGCCCGCTGGCGCTCGGCGCAGGGCATCCTCTTCACGCCCGCCGAGTTCCTGCGCGTGGCCGACACCTCGGACTCCCAGGAGGGCGCCCGCACCGCCGAGCTGGGCCGCTGGATGCTCGAGGAGGCCGTCGAGCAGGCCGCCGAGCGGGGCCACACGGGCCACGCGACGCCCATCGCCGTCCGGATGAGCGCGCGCCGTCTGCTCGACCGCTCGATGCCGCTCGGCTCCATCGAGGCGCTCCTGACCCGGCACGGCCTGCCCTCCGGGGCGCTGATCATCGAGCTCGCCGACAGCGACCCCCGGGTGCCGCTCGACGAGCTGGAGCGGCGGCTGACCACGCTGCGCAGGCTCGGCGTACGCATCGCCCTGGACGGCTTCGGCAACGGCTATGCCGCGATCACGGCACTGCGCAGGCTCCCCGTGGACGTACTGAAACTGGACCGCAGTCTCATCGAGGGTGTCGTCGAGTCCGCGCGGCTGCACAAGATCACATCCGGACTGCTCCGCATCGCGAGCGACCTGGGTCTGCTCTCCGTGGCCGACGGCGTCGATCTGCCGGAGCAGGTCACCGCCCTGCGCGCGATGGGCTGCACACATGGACAGGGCATGGCGTTCTCGGGCCCCCTCGACGAGTATCGGCTGCGCCGCGCGCTGTCCCTCGGGCGGTATCCGGTGCCGCACGGGCCGGTCGAGCCGGTCCTCGCGGGCGGCCCTTCGGGCGTCTTCGGAGGAGGTGCCGAGTCCTACGCCCGCTCACATAATGAGACCCCCGTCCCACCTACTTGACAGGCGCAGCGTGCCGGGGAGAGGGTCAGTGCCATGCGCACCCGAATTCTCGTACTTGGAAAGCGCGTCGGCTGAAGCTGGGACTCACCGGTCCGAACACCGGAATCCCTGCTACCGCTCCCGACGCGCTCCCCTCGCCTGCCTCACGGCACGAGGGGTTTTTTGTTGCACTGGCACCCGCCAAACCACCGCAAACACCCCGCAAAAACCCTCAGCTTCGAGAAGAGAATGCCGATGACCGAGCAGGCCACCGGGGCCCACCATCCGCAGCCGCGGCCCCGTTCCGGAGGACAGCAGTCCGCCCCCGTCGAGCACGTCACGGGTGCGCAGTCCCTCATTCGTTCTCTCGAGGAGGTCGGGGCCGACACGGTATTCGGCATCCCCGGCGGCGCCATCCTTCCCGCGTACGACCCGATGATGGACTCCACCCGCGTCCGTCACGTCCTGGTCCGCCACGAGCAGGGCGCCGGCCACGCGGCCACCGGTTACGCGCAGGCCACCGGCAAGGTCGGGGTGTGCATGGCGACGAGCGGCCCCGGTGCCACCAACCTCGTCACCCCGATCGCCGACGCCCACATGGACTCCGTGCCCATGGTCGCGATCACCGGCCAGGTCGCCTCCAAGGCGATCGGCACGGACGCCTTCCAGGAGGCGGACATCGTCGGCATCACGATGCCGATCACCAAGCACAACTTCCTGGTCACCAAGGCCGAGGACATCCCGCGCACCATCGCCGAGGCCTTCCACATCGCCTCGACGGGGCGTCCGGGCCCGGTCCTGGTGGACATCGCGAAGGACGCGCTGCAGGCGCAGACGACCTTCTCCTGGCCGCCGCAGCAGGACCTGCCCGGCTACCGCCCGGTGACCAAGCCGCACGCCAAGCAGATCCGCGAGGCCGCGAAGCTGATCACCGCGGCCAAGCGCCCGGTCCTGTACGTCGGCGGCGGCGTCATCAAGGCACACGCCACCGCCGAGCTGAAGGTCCTGGCAGAGCTCACCGGAGCGCCCGTCACCACCACCCTGATGGCGCTCGGCGCATTCCCCGACAGCCACCCGCTGCACGTGGGAATGCCGGGCATGCATGGTGCGGTCACCGCCGTCACCGCGCTGCAGAAGGCCGACCTGATCGTCGCCCTCGGAGCCCGTTTCGACGACCGTGTCACCGGCAAGCTGGACAGCTTCGCGCCGTACGCGAAGATCGTCCACGCCGACATCGACCCGGCCGAGATCGGCAAGAACCGCGCCGCGGACGTGCCGATCGTCGGGGATGCCCGCGAGGTCATCGCCGATCTGATCCAGGCCGTCCAGGCCGAGCACACCGCGGGCCAGAAGGGCGACTACACCGCCTGGTGGAAGGACCTCAGCCGCTGGCGCGAGACCTACCCCCTGGGCTACGACCAGCCCGATGACGGTTCGCTCTCCCCGCAGCAGGTCATCGAGCGCGTCGGCAAGCTCGCCCCCGAGGGGACGATCTTCGCGGCGGGCGTGGGCCAGCACCAGATGTGGGCCGCCCACTTCATCGACTACGAGCAGCCCGCCACCTGGCTCAACTCCGGCGGCGCCGGAACGATGGGCTACGCGGTCCCGGCCGCGATGGGCGCCAAGGCCGGTCAGCCCGACCGCACGGTCTGGGCGATCGACGGCGACGGCTGCTTCCAGATGACCAACCAGGAGCTCACCACCTGCGCCCTGAACAACATCCCGATCAAGGTCGCCATCATCAACAACGGCGCCCTGGGGATGGTCCGCCAGTGGCAGACGCTGTTCTACAACCAGCGCTACTCCAACACCGTGCTGCACAGCGGCCCCGAGGACATCGGCCCCAACAAGGGCACCCGCGTCCCGGACTTCGTGAAGCTGTCGGAGGCCATGGGCTGTGTGGCCCTGCGCTGTGAGCGTCCGGAAGACCTGGACAAGGTCATCGCGGAGGCCAACGCCATCAACGACCGCCCCGTCGTGGTCGACTTCATCGTCCACGAGGACGCCCAGGTCTGGCCGATGGTCGCCGCCGGCACCTCGAACGACGAGGTCATGGCCGCCCGCGGGGTCCGCCCCGACTTCGGCGACAACGAAGACGACTGAGACCGAGAGCGAAAGAGAGACCCAGAGTCATGTCCACCAAGCACACGCTCTCCGTCCTGGTCGAGAACAAGCCCGGTGTCCTCGCCCGGATCACCGCCCTGTTCTCCCGCCGCGGCTTCAACATCGACTCCCTGGCCGTGGGCGTCACCGAGCACCCCGACATCTCCCGCATCACCATCGTGGTGAATGTCGAGGACCTGCCGCTCGAACAGGTCACCAAGCAGCTCAACAAGCTCGTCAACGTCCTGAAGATCGTCGAACTCGAGCCGGGCTCGGCCGTCCAGCGCGAGCTGGTGCTCGCCAAGGTCCGCGCCGACAACGAGACGCGCTCGCAGATCGTCGAGATCGTCCAGCTTTTCCGCGCCAAGACCGTGGACGTCTCGCCCGAGGCGGTCACCATCGAGGCCACAGGATCCAGCGACAAGCTGGAGGCGATGCTCAAGATGCTGGAGCCCTTCGGCATCAAGGAGCTCGTCCAGTCCGGCACCATCGCGATCGGCCGCGGCTCCCGCTCCATCACGGACCGCAGCCTGCGGGCGCTCGACCGGTCGGCCTGAACCCGACTGAACCAGTCAACGGGCCCGCCCGCATAGCGAGACCTGAAAACTTTCCTCCCCCCACCCGCCGTACGGTGGGTCGCAACACCAGCACACATAGGAGAATCCCAGTGGCCGAGCTGTTCTACGACGACGACGCCGACCTGTCCATCATCCAGGGCCGCAAGGTCGCGGTCATCGGATACGGCAGCCAGGGCCACGCCCACGCGCTGTCGCTCCGTGACTCGGGTGTCGACGTCCGTGTCGGTCTGCACGAGGGCTCCAAGTCCAAGGCCAAGGCCGAGGAGCAGGGCCTGCGCGTGGTGACGCCCGCCGAGGCCGCCGCCGAGGCCGACGTCATCATGATCCTGGTCCCGGACCCGATCCAGGCCCAGGTCTACGAGGAGTCCATCAAGGACAACCTCAAGGCCGGCGACGCGCTGTTCTTCGGCCACGGCCTGAACATCCGCTTCGGCTTCATCAAGGCCCCCGAGGGCGTCGACGTCTGCATGGTCGCCCCGAAGGGTCCGGGCCACCTGGTCCGTCGTCAGTACGAGGAAGGCCGCGGCGTTCCGTGCATCGCGGCCGTCGAGCAGGACGCGACCGGCAGCGGCTTCGCGCTGGCCCTCTCGTACGCCAAGGGCATCGGCGGCACGCGTGCGGGCGTCATCAAGACGACCTTCACCGAGGAGACCGAGACCGACCTGTTCGGTGAGCAGGCCGTGCTCTGCGGCGGCACCGCCGCCCTGGTCAAGGCGGGCTTCGAGACGCTGACCGAGGCCGGCTACCAGCCGGAGATCGCGTACTTCGAGTGCCTCCACGAGCTGAAGCTCATCGTCGACCTCATGTACGAGGGCGGCCTGGAGAAGATGCGCTGGTCGGTCTCCGAGACCGCCGAGTGGGGCGACTACATCACCGGCCCGCGGATCATCACGGACGCCACCAAGGCCGAGATGAAGAAGGTCCTCGCGGAGATCCAGGACGGCACGTTCGCCAAGAACTGGATGGACGAGTACCACGGTGGTCTGAAGAAGTACAACGAGTACAAGACCCAGGACGAGAACCACCTCCTGGAGACCACCGGCAAGGAGCTCCGCAAGCTCATGAGCTGGGTCAACGACGACGACGCGTAAGTCGTAGGCAAGGGCCGGGGCGATCGCCCCGGCCCTTGTCCGCTGTGTTGTCCACTGTGTCCAGCCACGGACGA
Proteins encoded in this region:
- a CDS encoding acetolactate synthase large subunit, whose translation is MTEQATGAHHPQPRPRSGGQQSAPVEHVTGAQSLIRSLEEVGADTVFGIPGGAILPAYDPMMDSTRVRHVLVRHEQGAGHAATGYAQATGKVGVCMATSGPGATNLVTPIADAHMDSVPMVAITGQVASKAIGTDAFQEADIVGITMPITKHNFLVTKAEDIPRTIAEAFHIASTGRPGPVLVDIAKDALQAQTTFSWPPQQDLPGYRPVTKPHAKQIREAAKLITAAKRPVLYVGGGVIKAHATAELKVLAELTGAPVTTTLMALGAFPDSHPLHVGMPGMHGAVTAVTALQKADLIVALGARFDDRVTGKLDSFAPYAKIVHADIDPAEIGKNRAADVPIVGDAREVIADLIQAVQAEHTAGQKGDYTAWWKDLSRWRETYPLGYDQPDDGSLSPQQVIERVGKLAPEGTIFAAGVGQHQMWAAHFIDYEQPATWLNSGGAGTMGYAVPAAMGAKAGQPDRTVWAIDGDGCFQMTNQELTTCALNNIPIKVAIINNGALGMVRQWQTLFYNQRYSNTVLHSGPEDIGPNKGTRVPDFVKLSEAMGCVALRCERPEDLDKVIAEANAINDRPVVVDFIVHEDAQVWPMVAAGTSNDEVMAARGVRPDFGDNEDD
- the ilvN gene encoding acetolactate synthase small subunit — its product is MSTKHTLSVLVENKPGVLARITALFSRRGFNIDSLAVGVTEHPDISRITIVVNVEDLPLEQVTKQLNKLVNVLKIVELEPGSAVQRELVLAKVRADNETRSQIVEIVQLFRAKTVDVSPEAVTIEATGSSDKLEAMLKMLEPFGIKELVQSGTIAIGRGSRSITDRSLRALDRSA
- the ilvC gene encoding ketol-acid reductoisomerase, translated to MAELFYDDDADLSIIQGRKVAVIGYGSQGHAHALSLRDSGVDVRVGLHEGSKSKAKAEEQGLRVVTPAEAAAEADVIMILVPDPIQAQVYEESIKDNLKAGDALFFGHGLNIRFGFIKAPEGVDVCMVAPKGPGHLVRRQYEEGRGVPCIAAVEQDATGSGFALALSYAKGIGGTRAGVIKTTFTEETETDLFGEQAVLCGGTAALVKAGFETLTEAGYQPEIAYFECLHELKLIVDLMYEGGLEKMRWSVSETAEWGDYITGPRIITDATKAEMKKVLAEIQDGTFAKNWMDEYHGGLKKYNEYKTQDENHLLETTGKELRKLMSWVNDDDA
- a CDS encoding bifunctional diguanylate cyclase/phosphodiesterase: MSTRPSPATLLEAAAGVATAPLPPGAPLTRRPVPGPGSGLVSQIVLLVVCGGYATGAAIGWGSSRVALIMGDFGLSVAAATAAVSCFRYSRTRRSRFRPAWLLFALSSAMAALGNAVWGWYEVVLEEPVPSPGLADLFFLCFAPPAIIGLLVLAKRPVTKAGWGCLALDSWLIGGSLLTLSWSLALAHTAEFEGQSVAHAALSLAYPLLDIALVSMVLALHFRRSSTNRTAVNTAIGALALTVMCDAMFTSPLLHASYRSGQMLDAGWFAGSLLLAYAPWATPRNRHGDDGHHARVECDSAPKAPRAAVTRPIAGSLAALTPYLAAAVCTLGILYNVLSGRSVDEVVLFTAGTVVLALVVRQGIMLLDNITLTQELAQKENHFRSLVQGSSDVIMIAAPNGILRYVSPAAAGVYGREADELVGSELASLMHPEDLGRVVHEVRRFLAANPLEEPTTRIECRFKSGDGDWLNVESTVNRHQGGLIFNSRDVTERVRLQAQLQHNAEHDPLTDLPNRALFTRRVGQALTGRRVTDRGTAVLFIDLDGFKAVNDTIGHQAGDELLIQAARRLHEAVRSGDCAARLGGDEFAALIVGDGTRDQAAREQHIYELADRLRITLSQPYAIDGNDVRVAASIGVAFAEPGIGAGELLRNADLAMYRAKAAGKGRVELYAPQMQADVVRKAELATRLRTALHDGEFALLHQPVVSLDDGRITCVAAQARWRSAQGILFTPAEFLRVADTSDSQEGARTAELGRWMLEEAVEQAAERGHTGHATPIAVRMSARRLLDRSMPLGSIEALLTRHGLPSGALIIELADSDPRVPLDELERRLTTLRRLGVRIALDGFGNGYAAITALRRLPVDVLKLDRSLIEGVVESARLHKITSGLLRIASDLGLLSVADGVDLPEQVTALRAMGCTHGQGMAFSGPLDEYRLRRALSLGRYPVPHGPVEPVLAGGPSGVFGGGAESYARSHNETPVPPT